The proteins below come from a single Conexivisphaerales archaeon genomic window:
- a CDS encoding DUF131 domain-containing protein gives MLTDIFTPLILAGLALIIAGFILLFIQQSGSNVKGGAILMIGPIPVIAGNDRRLLVVLMVLAITLMLIWVFAQL, from the coding sequence ATGCTGACAGACATCTTCACACCGCTTATTCTTGCAGGCCTTGCTCTGATAATTGCAGGGTTTATCCTGCTCTTTATTCAGCAATCTGGAAGCAACGTTAAAGGTGGTGCGATACTGATGATAGGGCCTATACCAGTCATAGCAGGAAACGACCGCAGACTCTTGGTTGTCCTCATGGTTCTTGCGATCACCTTGATGCTGATATGGGTGTTTGCGCAGCTATGA
- a CDS encoding nitroreductase family protein, protein MEFQQVVRRRRMVRHFRTDDVPQQMVDLILELAQHAPSAGYSQGVAYVVVRDEAVKRRLAELQGEEEYVGSGFHRWISEAPVALVACVSEKMYHDRYREPDKLKDGKEIEWPTPYWFFDVGASCMIALLAAVDLGLAAAFSGVSRVMEVKELLSIPEHFHPVGVISVGYGDKDVRSPSLKRGKKSWKEFVHYERW, encoded by the coding sequence ATGGAGTTTCAGCAGGTTGTGAGAAGAAGGAGAATGGTGAGACACTTCAGAACTGATGATGTCCCTCAACAGATGGTAGACCTTATACTTGAGCTAGCCCAGCATGCCCCGAGCGCTGGCTACAGCCAGGGAGTGGCCTATGTTGTTGTCAGGGATGAAGCAGTCAAGAGGAGGCTTGCAGAGCTTCAGGGAGAAGAGGAATATGTCGGTTCAGGATTTCACAGATGGATAAGCGAGGCCCCAGTTGCTCTCGTAGCTTGTGTGAGTGAAAAGATGTATCATGACAGGTACAGGGAACCGGATAAGTTGAAGGATGGTAAAGAGATAGAATGGCCCACTCCCTACTGGTTCTTTGATGTGGGGGCTAGTTGCATGATAGCTCTGCTGGCAGCTGTGGACCTTGGTCTGGCTGCTGCCTTTAGCGGTGTGAGCAGAGTTATGGAGGTGAAGGAGCTGCTATCGATACCTGAGCATTTTCATCCTGTTGGTGTGATATCTGTTGGATATGGAGATAAGGATGTCAGGTCTCCATCACTTAAGAGAGGAAAGAAGAGCTGGAAAGAGTTTGTTCACTATGAAAGATGGTAG
- a CDS encoding ABC transporter permease, producing the protein MNQMAAMMRVARVDLSYFFRTKWLILTLVTLNLSDMFVVGLIYTNMMSFNYFVFYVPGVIIAGMFAAALDVGRRVHLGLSEGVTQYYLSLPLSLNGLAFAHILSAGLGGLIFSSILLLVAVSFVHGLFSLSTLVMIPFMFFVSMGLGGIAAVINLFSGGGDRFWAFAEGVQMALLGMSTVFYPLAAVKSIMPSFAVTLITYNPLSQIADALRLAVASASLSPYSLLTISLTSLLMLVIGFLCYRYVFSKVRLLGKV; encoded by the coding sequence ATGAACCAAATGGCAGCCATGATGAGGGTAGCAAGGGTGGACCTCTCATACTTTTTCAGGACAAAGTGGCTTATACTCACACTTGTTACTCTTAATCTCTCTGATATGTTCGTTGTAGGACTCATCTATACAAACATGATGAGCTTCAACTACTTCGTCTTCTATGTACCGGGGGTGATAATAGCTGGAATGTTCGCAGCAGCCCTCGACGTTGGAAGAAGAGTTCACCTGGGTCTTTCTGAAGGTGTGACACAGTACTATCTCAGTCTTCCGCTTTCCCTTAACGGCCTAGCCTTTGCGCATATTCTCTCTGCAGGATTGGGCGGGTTGATATTCAGCAGCATACTGCTTCTTGTAGCTGTTTCTTTCGTTCATGGCCTCTTCTCGCTATCAACCCTTGTAATGATACCTTTCATGTTCTTTGTCTCTATGGGTTTAGGTGGCATAGCTGCGGTGATAAACCTCTTTTCAGGCGGTGGCGACAGGTTCTGGGCCTTTGCAGAAGGGGTGCAGATGGCCCTGCTAGGGATGAGCACAGTCTTCTATCCCTTAGCTGCCGTCAAGTCGATAATGCCCTCTTTTGCTGTCACCTTGATCACATACAACCCATTATCCCAGATAGCTGACGCCCTTCGCCTTGCTGTAGCATCTGCTTCCCTTTCGCCATATTCCCTGCTTACCATATCTCTTACTTCACTGCTGATGCTTGTCATAGGGTTCCTTTGCTACAGGTATGTCTTCAGCAAAGTCAGACTTCTGGGCAAGGTCTAG
- a CDS encoding ABC transporter permease: protein MNTYQVSSLLKFDLREAFNSPLWIGYSWIYFLFQFFVYGSIMSTLVVTVHDYFFYYGTGLVVLSTFNIASWSGRRFVESAHEGRLRYILSLPLGRGEFFVEQLVLGVIVNLARTLPPVLIVLFLSGLFTLFNFISTLAVLTLLAVGIMGLMVSLSVIAFKSFDIYSAIVAALSALLIRFSTISYPVSSMNDIYAKATLSNPIAYGADLLRRAIGLDTSLLLSPSLAASVLVALAVGTLFLGIFFTARFVEGVKSS, encoded by the coding sequence ATGAACACATACCAGGTTTCATCTCTTCTGAAATTTGACCTGAGGGAAGCCTTCAATTCCCCTTTATGGATAGGCTACTCGTGGATATACTTCCTCTTCCAATTTTTTGTGTACGGTTCAATAATGTCTACACTTGTGGTCACTGTACATGATTATTTCTTCTACTATGGAACAGGCCTTGTTGTGCTTTCAACTTTCAACATAGCTTCATGGAGCGGTAGAAGGTTTGTGGAGAGTGCGCATGAAGGAAGGCTGAGATACATCCTTTCTCTTCCGCTAGGAAGAGGAGAATTTTTCGTCGAACAGCTCGTCTTAGGAGTAATCGTTAACCTCGCCAGAACTCTACCCCCAGTCCTTATAGTCTTGTTTCTGAGTGGATTATTTACCCTTTTCAATTTTATTTCAACCTTAGCGGTTCTCACCCTGCTTGCAGTGGGGATAATGGGGCTGATGGTTTCTCTCTCGGTCATAGCCTTCAAATCTTTCGACATCTACAGTGCAATCGTAGCCGCACTCAGCGCTTTGCTGATCAGGTTCAGCACAATAAGCTATCCTGTCTCCTCGATGAACGATATATATGCAAAGGCAACTCTTTCAAATCCGATAGCCTATGGCGCTGACCTGCTGAGAAGAGCCATAGGCCTTGACACTTCCTTACTGTTAAGTCCATCTCTCGCAGCTTCTGTGCTAGTTGCTCTAGCAGTCGGAACGTTGTTTCTCGGCATATTCTTTACCGCTAGATTTGTCGAAGGGGTCAAATCATCATGA
- a CDS encoding ABC transporter ATP-binding protein produces MSFAVETYELTKRYGDFKALDRLNIKIESGQIRVLLGPNGSGKTTFLHLISTVLRPSEGTASVLGYDIVRHQLQVRQLVAIAFQDPRGFWRHKPKHILSFHASMYGVKEPERSAIVERTLKEFELWESRDKKFMDLSGGQAKRLEVAKLFVSPPKLALLDEPTAMVDLDGKRLMWDKIKELKERGSTVIVATNEVREAEYLADRITIFSSGRDVVTDTLSNLKDSLKGGDIVDLEFAEPTTRYIIETIKSVPGTVGIIEVDPKHLRVSVSRSEDWLPITVKLLQGIRLQSVHITEPSLDDVFMTIVKPKKSVD; encoded by the coding sequence TTGAGTTTTGCTGTAGAAACATATGAGCTCACTAAGCGCTACGGAGACTTCAAAGCCTTAGACAGACTCAACATCAAAATAGAGTCAGGCCAGATAAGAGTTTTGCTAGGCCCAAACGGTTCTGGCAAGACCACCTTTCTTCATCTGATATCAACAGTGCTCAGGCCTTCTGAGGGGACTGCTTCTGTCCTAGGCTATGACATAGTCAGACATCAGCTTCAGGTCAGACAGCTTGTTGCAATTGCATTTCAGGACCCCAGAGGCTTCTGGAGGCACAAGCCCAAGCACATCCTATCTTTTCATGCATCCATGTATGGTGTAAAGGAGCCAGAGCGTTCAGCGATTGTGGAAAGAACGCTGAAGGAGTTTGAATTGTGGGAATCAAGGGATAAAAAGTTCATGGACCTTTCAGGAGGGCAGGCGAAGAGGCTTGAGGTGGCAAAACTTTTCGTAAGCCCTCCCAAGCTTGCATTGCTTGATGAACCAACAGCCATGGTAGACTTGGATGGAAAGCGCCTGATGTGGGATAAGATAAAGGAGCTTAAGGAAAGAGGTTCCACAGTAATAGTTGCTACGAACGAAGTAAGAGAAGCTGAATATCTTGCTGACAGAATTACAATCTTCTCATCAGGCAGAGATGTAGTTACTGATACACTTTCCAATCTGAAGGACAGCTTGAAGGGGGGAGATATCGTTGACCTGGAATTCGCTGAACCAACCACCCGTTACATCATAGAAACGATCAAATCAGTACCTGGTACGGTTGGAATAATTGAAGTCGACCCTAAACACCTGAGAGTTTCTGTCAGCAGGTCAGAGGACTGGCTACCGATCACAGTAAAGCTTCTTCAGGGCATAAGACTACAATCAGTCCACATAACCGAGCCATCTTTGGACGATGTGTTCATGACCATAGTCAAGCCGAAGAAAAGTGTTGACTGA
- a CDS encoding alkylmercury lyase family protein, whose product MAENLAKEVRKYIFDYFLDNSRAPVLEEIMDRFGLPRNEAARVLEELEVAHHVIRVPGTNRILMANPFSALDTPFRVKVGRKGYFAACAWDAVAYHIMLARDTQVDSFCHHCAEPIRIKFSKGRAKFSIPSDPLVYLSLPAAKWWENIVITCANHMVFFSSRKHLGDWLEKNPSLGGEALSLDQTLKISIPIYRNKMRLDYARPTKDELMNYWGSIELKGDFWKL is encoded by the coding sequence ATGGCTGAAAATCTCGCAAAGGAAGTCCGAAAATACATCTTCGACTATTTTCTGGATAACAGCCGGGCCCCTGTGCTGGAAGAAATTATGGATCGGTTTGGGCTGCCAAGAAACGAAGCGGCCAGAGTTCTCGAAGAGCTAGAGGTGGCGCATCACGTCATCAGGGTGCCAGGAACTAATAGGATACTAATGGCCAATCCATTCTCAGCACTAGACACCCCCTTCCGGGTGAAGGTCGGCAGAAAGGGTTACTTCGCGGCCTGCGCTTGGGATGCAGTCGCCTACCACATAATGCTAGCGCGGGACACACAAGTAGACTCCTTCTGCCACCATTGCGCCGAACCAATTCGCATAAAGTTCAGCAAGGGGAGAGCGAAATTCTCGATTCCCTCTGATCCATTGGTATACTTGAGTCTTCCAGCGGCTAAGTGGTGGGAGAACATTGTTATCACATGCGCCAACCATATGGTCTTCTTCAGTTCAAGAAAACACTTGGGTGACTGGTTGGAGAAAAATCCCAGTCTTGGTGGGGAGGCTCTTTCACTAGATCAAACACTCAAGATCAGCATCCCAATCTACAGGAACAAGATGAGACTCGATTACGCAAGGCCGACAAAGGATGAGCTGATGAATTATTGGGGCTCGATTGAGCTCAAAGGAGACTTTTGGAAGCTCTAG